In Spirosoma pollinicola, the genomic window GGCGGTTTTGGCTCATGCCCAACTCTATGACCCGTCGGCGTTTGATAAGAAGTACGATGGGTTGTTAAAGCACCCCGGCGTTCAGATTGAATCGGCAGAGGCCATCAATCTAATGTATAATTATAAATTTTACGAGGCCGATAAGGAGTTCCGGTGGCTGCGGGTACGGTATCCCAAACACCCGATGCCGTATTTTCTGATGGGCCTTGCCGAGTGGTGGAAAATCGTACCGAATACCGACGTTACGGATTACGACACCCAATGCATAGCCTACATGGATACGACCATTGCATTGGCCGAAAAGCTGTACGATGATAGCGACAACAAGCTGGAGCCTTCATTTTTTCTGGCGGCTGCCTATGCCTTCAAAGGGCGGCTATACTCGGAACGCAAAAAGTGGACGAAGGCAACCTTCGCCGGGAAAAACGCACTTAAGTATTTTGAGAAGTGCAAAGGCAACGCCGATTTTAGTCCCGAACTGCTCTTTGGCGATGGGATGTACAACTATTATGCGCAGTGGATTCCGGAAAACTATCCTATACTGAAGCCGATTCTGATGTTTTTCCCAAAGGGAAATAAGCTGAACGGAATTAAGGAGTTGGAAAAAACGGCCAATTCCGCCTTCTATACGCGGGTAGAGGCCAGATATTTTCTGGTTCAGATTTACAGCATGGAGAACCAGTATGATAAGGCTTATGAAATGTCAAAATACATGTATGAGCAATATCCTGACAATCCTTTTTTTGAACGCTATTATGCACGATCTGCCTTTGTAACGGGGCGTTTGGCCGAAGCTGAAAAGCTTTCCAAAGATATTCTAGAAAAGGTTGATCGTACGCAGGCAGGTTACGAAGAAGTAAGCGGACGCACAGCAGCTTATATTCTGGCTTATGTTAACCACTTGTTCTACAAGAACTTACCTGAAGCCAGAGTGAACTACCAAAAAGCGGTTGATTTTGCCAAACAAACAAATTCGACCAACTCGGGCTATTATTTATCGTCGGTAGTGGGACTGGCGAAGATCGCCAACGAAGAGAAAAACTATGATCTGGCGCAAACTTACTTCAAAGAAGTGCTGGACAAAGCGGAGCGGAAATCCAGCCAGTATAAAGAAGCCAAAAAGGCGTTGGACGACGCGAAGAAGTCAAGAAGAGAGGAGCGCCGGAAGCGGAGAGACTAGATTAGGCATGTATGATGTATGATGTGTGATGTATTTTTATCGCATACACCCTATATCATACATCATACATGACATGGTCAAGGAATTGGAAGCACTTTGCTTTCCTTGAAGGTTGACATAATTACCATCGTCTGGGTGCTGGCGACTTCATCAATTTCATTGATAACGTCTAGCATCAACCCCTGATAGGACGAAATGTCTTTTGCGATAACTTTAAGGAGAAAATCGCCCGAACCTGTAATGTGGTGACACTCAATGATTTCGGGAATTTCGTTGACTTTTTCAACAAACGACATTGTGGTCTCCTTTTTGTGTCCTACAAGCGTAACCATCACGAAGGTTGTAACGCCAAGACCAATTTTTTCGCGGTTCAATTGAGCATGGTAGCTTTGAATAATGCCTGATGTTTCAAGCTTCTTCACGCGTTCGAGCGTTGGTGCTGGCGAAAGGCCTATTTCTTTGGAAAGCTGAGCATTGGTAATTTTAGCGTTGGCCTGGAGAATTTCTAATACGTTCCGATCTATCTGATCTAATTTCTGGCTCGACATAAATGATGCAGTCTGTTAATACTGTGTTACAGGATGGTGCAAAGCTACCATCTTTTGAAATAGAAAATTCTTTAAACTTATTGGATTCTTGCAAAAAACAGAACAAATAGTACTAAACCTGTTTGAATGCGGCACAAAATTAAGTATATTCTATTAGTTGCCAAATTAGAAAATTTATCGTTTACTTAGTTTGTTCACGGATATAATTCGTTGTTGAGCCGATTTGAATCGGGCATTATCAACCGCCGATAACACTGTGTGCTTGGTTGATCGACCCTGTACACGCTCACGCCACCGGCGCCATGATGCTGGTTTCAGTTCCCGGCGCATTAGCTCGATAACTGCCTGTTCCGACAACCCGAATTGTGCTTCGATAGCCTCGAAGGGTGTACGGTCTTCCCAGGCCATCTCAATAACACGGTCAATATCTATATCTGTCAGGGATAAACTTGTTGTTGTTGTTTTCATATATATTAAACTGAAAATGAAGCAAACAGTTGGCTGTCTTTTGTAGAAATACTTCGTGAACTGATTGATTTTCAGACTCAGCTAACATTTTTGAATAGCTATCAATCAAGTAACAATATTCGCGCTACTTTCTTTATTTGAATGAGTCATCAATAAATGGCCAATGCTTCTGCATATGTGTAGCCATATCAAGAGGCCCGTAAGTTGAGAACATAACGCAAAAACAAGGGTATTTCAGTTCAAAACGTACGTGTTCTGAAAAACTTGTTCACAACACAACTTGTTGTTTCCCTATGAAAATGCGTAAAAAGTCGGATTTGCCGACAAAAATTTGCCCTGTTTGTAACCGTCCTTTTAGCTGGCGTAAGAAATGGGAGCGCGATTGGGATGCTGTTATTTACTGTAGTGACGCTTGCCGGACTCTGGCAAAAAAATAGAATTGACGTTGAGTTCGGCTAAGGTATGAGCTACTATCGTTAATTTTGGCAGTTAACCCATTGTGTCAAATGCGTCTGATTGCCTACTGTTGCCTATTCCTTATCATTCTACTCAGCGACGGCTGCCGGCAGACTAAACCTGTCGTTGCGCAAAAGCCTGCTGCCAGGCCGAACCGACCTGTTGCGGTTGTTCCGCCGAAACCCAAGCCAGTTGTTGTCAGGCCTGCTACGCCGAAACCCCTTACACCGAAGGTTGTAATAGCGCCGGTACCGTCTGATACCATTCCCTACGACGAAATAATTGACTTAACGCCTGCGCCACCTAAACGCGAATTTCGGGCGGTGTGGATTGCTACGGTTACCAATATTGATTGGCCAAGTAAAAAAGGGTTGCCTGTTGCCGATCAGCAGCGCGAAATCCTGGCGATGTTCGATCAGCATCAGCAGATGGGGCTCAATGCTGTTGTTGTACAGGTGCGATCTGCCGCCGATGCCTTCTATGCCCGTGGGTCAGAGCCCTGGTCGGAGTGGTTAACGGGGCAGCAGGGCCTGGCGCCGGAGCCATTTTATGATCCGCTTGAATTTATGATTGAGGAGGCACATCAGCGTGGACTGGAGTTTCATGCCTGGTTCAACCTCGATCGTGCTGCGTTCAGCAAGACAGCGAGTATCGCCCCAACAAACATTGTGAACCGGAAACCGGAATGGATGTTGAATTATGGCGGAAAAAAACTTTTTAATCTGGGTATTCCCGCTGTTCGCTCCTACATAGCGGGGATCGTGGCGAATGTGGTGCGTGAATACGATGTCGACGGTATTCACTTCGACGATTATTTTTATCCCTATGCCGAACCGGGTCAGGTCTTGCGGGATGACAGCACCTATAAAGCAACCTTCAATGGAATGAATAAGGCCGATTGGCGACGCGATAATGTAACGAAACTCGTTACCGAACTCCGCGATTCCATTCGGGCGAATAAGCCATGGGTTAAGTTTGGCATTAGCCCATTCGGCATCTGGAAAAATAAGAGCAATGACCCAGAAGGCTCCGCTACCAACGGGGGACAATCGTATTATGAAATTTACGCTGATACGCGCAAATGGGTTCGTGAGGGGTTGATTGATTACATTGTCCCGCAGGTTTATTTTAGTTCTGAATTTAGCAGAGTACCTTATAAAACACTGGTAGAGTGGTGGACTCGCAATTGTGGCGACAACTGCCACTTGTACATCGGGCATGGCGCTTATCGGGTTGGGCGTGGCTCTGAACGTGATCCGGGTTGGTGGCGGCCTACGGAGTTTCCTTCCCAAATGCGGTATAACCGCCAGCAGCAGGCGGTAAAAGGGAGCGTTTTCTTTAGTGCTAAGAACTTGCAAACCAACCCACTGTCAATCAGAGACTCGCTTCAGACAAACTTCTATCGTCATCCGGCACTCGTGCCAACAATGAAATGGCTGGATAGTATTCCACCCTTACCGCCCCGCGATTTGAAGGCAGCCATAGTGCCTGAAGGCATAGAACTATTCTGGCAGCAATCGGCCGACGCAGCGGATGGCGATGGCGCTAATTCATACGTTATTTATCGCTTTGAAGGACGACGCCCCCGCTTACTTACAAATGATCCTCGTTTCATACTTGGGCAATGTATGGGCGAATCGGCCACGCGCTTTGTTGATAAAACAGCCGATCCCCAAAAGAAGTACGTTTATGTGGTAACAGCCCTCGACCGGCTACAAAACGAGAGTCGGGAAGTTGTTATAAAAGTGCATTAACCTTAGTGTGAAAATTCTTGCACTACTTCCTCAACACGACGGGCATCAGGAAAAAAACTAACAAGCTTGAGCAGAATGCCCTCTACAACGGCATCAGGGCAAGATGCTCCACAGGTTAGTAACACGGTGACCGGGTTGGTAGCTGAGCCATCAGGGATAAAGTTCTCAGTCACGATTTCCTGTTTTGTATGGCCGTTGAAATGCCGTATCAATTTATCAGACAGTATTTTTTGTTCTGATTCAATAAAATACGTGGGTAGCTTTTCTTCGCAAAGTTCAACGATGTGCGAGGTATTGGAGGAGTTATACCCACCAGCTACAATGGCAAAATCGGCGGGATAATTCAATAGGGCGTATGTCGCATCCTGATTATCGTTGGTGGCGTAACAAAGTGTATCGCGCGTATTGGCAAAATGAGCATCAATGGTAGCAGGCGTCAGCGCATACTTCTCCGTCATCACTTGCTTAAGGAAGTCGGCAATGCTCTGTGTATCAGAAGCAAGCATGGTCGTTTGGTTCACAACACCAATGCGCTGCAAGTCGCGGTTTGTGTCGAACCCGAGGGAATACTGACCGTCAAACTCAGTATAGAATTGCTCCGAGGGTAACTCGCCTGTTATATATTTCGCCAGTCGCTGCGTTTGGGACATGTCTTTGACCACAACTGTAGGAGCGGCTTCTTTACTATGCGAAAACGTAGCACGCGTTTCTTCATGACTCGGTTTGCCGTGTACAATAACCGTGTAGTCTTTTTGACCAATCTGGGTGGCCTTATTCCATACTTTTTCGACAAATGGGCAGGTGGTATCGTACTTCTCAATATCCAATCCCAGCGTCGATAACTGTTTTTGCGTTTCGAGCGTCGTACCGAAGGCCGGAATAATCACGACGTCTTCGGGTGCCAGAGCCGACCACGGAATAAGTTGCCGCCCGCTGGTGTCCATAATAAACCGCACCCCTCTGTCCTGCAAATCGGCATTGACATCGGGATTATGAATCATTTCGCTGAGCAGAAAAATTCGCTTACCAGGATTTTCGGCAATGGCTTTATAGGCAATCTCAACCGCATTTTCGACGCCGTAGCAAAAGCCAAAATGCCGGGCAATTAAAAATCTGATTGGACCAAAATCGAGCAGAGTAGGGGTAAAGTCACGTTTTAATTTATCGCGCTTCCGCCGAAATTCTTTCAGTGGTGTGATTATACTGCTGCGGTAGTATTCTGGTATGTCGAACGATTTCATTGCCTGGACTCAATAATAAACACTTACTAAAGAACAGAAGTATAAAACGCTTCGTTCGATGCAAAGTTAATGCCATAGCTCTGGTTCTGTAGCATGGAGTGATACTCCGTGCAGTCGAAGGCTAACATTTTTTGAGCTACAGATTAGCCTTCGGCTGCACGGAGTACCACTCCATGCTACAGAAATAAATGCTACAGAACTTTGTGTACTTTCACGTTCTTGGGCTTAACAAACCTAGTTATCACCTCATGCCTAAAAGACTGCTGAAATACAAAGACTACGACGTACATAGTGTTACGACGGTTGCCAATGGGAAACAGAATGCCAACATTGTTACTTGGGTTACGCAAACGGACATGGGCGGTAACGTACTGGCTGTAGCGCTGTATAAAGTCGATTATACAATTGAACTGGTTCGGGAGAGCGGGATTCTCAATGTAAATCTACTGGCAACAGACCAGACGCGCTTGATTCGCAAACTCGGCCAGCAATCGGGCCGGGCGCGGGATAAGTTTAAAAACCTGCCTCATGCGCTCGATGAGCGCGGTTGTCCGTATCTGACCGAAGCTGTTGGCTTTATTCAGTGTTGCGTTATGCATAGCACCGACGCGGGTGATCATGAGTTGTTTATCTGCGAAGTGCTGACACAAGTCGTGCTCAACCCCGAGAAAACCGTAATGACAAATTCTTTTCTGAAAGCTAATAAGCTGATACGGGGGTGAATCGGGATTTATTATATTTGGATGAATGTGTTTTGACTTTCCTCACACCAATTCATCCCTTTATGACGAATGCTGCTGTTGCTCCAGCCAACTCATGGTCCCTGGAGCAAAAATTACTCTTTCGCTTTGGGTGTATCTACCTTCTACTATACATGTCGCCCTGGACGTGGCTCGGCGATATTCCGCTGCTAAATCTGATTGGGGAGTATTATGGCATTGCTGAGAACTGGCTTGTTACGCAGGCAAATGCCTCCGTTTTCCATGTAAAAGACGTACTCGTTCCACTAAATGGCAGTGGAGATACCTCATATGGCTACGCGCAGCTGTGTTTTTTTCTGTTGATCGCCACTATTGGCGCAGTTATCTGGACAATTTTCGATCGACGTACTAATTACAATACCGCATATTACTGGTTGTTGGTCGTGCTCCGGTATTACGTCGCTATGGTCGCGCTACGGTACGGTATCATCAAGCTTTTCGGGCAGCAGATGATCTTTCCGTCTATGAGCGCGCTGGCTACTCCGCTGGGCGATTTGTTGCCCATGCGTTTCTCATGGTATTTTATTGGGTACTCAACGCCCTATCAGTTTTTTTCGGGCGCTGTTGAGGTCACGGCTGGTTTACTGCTGTTGTTTTGGCGCACCAGTACATTGGGCGCTTTTGTGGCTGCAAGTGTATTCCTCAATGTAATGATGATGAACCTGTGCTATGATATTCCCGTCAAGCTATTCTCCATCCACTTGTTTCTGTTCAGTAATTTATTACTCATTGGCGATGCGAAGCGACTGCTTGCATTCTTCATTTTCAACAAGCCAGCAGGGCCCGCCACTCGTCTGGTGCTGCCCAGACAATGGATGCGAACGACGCAGACAGCATTGAAAGTTGCCTTTGCGGGCTTATTTCTGATACTTCCACTATATGGATTTTTTAAGGATATAAGGGAAACGAATGGTTCATCCGCTCCGAAGAAATTAACTACCGGCTTTTTTTCGGTCGATAACTTTCAGGGCACTACGATAGATAGCTTACGCTGGAAAGATGTTGTTTTTGAAGCAACTAACTCGGGGAGTATTCAAACGGCTGATACGCTGTTTCGCCAACGATATCGACGTGGCTATTTTAGCTACACACTTGATTCACTTCGCCATACGCTGGCGTTCAAAAAGTTTGCCGACGATACGATACCCATTTTCACAATGGCCTATACTATACCAGACACGAATCATATTGTACTGCGTGGAAAAGTTAGAAATGACTCTGTTGTCGTAGCGCTAACGCGTCAGAGACGCCATTTTCAACTGGCCGAACGCCAATTTCACTGGCTTTCAGAAGCGAACAGGTGAAATAAAAAGAATGTCGGCTGTGGTAAACTGGGGTTGAGTTTGCATACCTATAATTCGAGCACCTTTCCCAGAATATCATCCAGATATTCCCGTGAGTTAGCTAAGCGGGGCACTTTATGTTGCCCGCCCACTTTACCGCGCTGCTTCATCCAGGCATAAAACGTGCCCGGTGGAACAACATGAACACGCGGTCGTTTCAATACCATGTCGTTATAACGTTTGGCGTCGTAGTCGGAGTTGATCTGCCGGAGGGTTTCATCCAGAATCTGGTTAAAACGCTGCCGATTATCCGGCTCCTGGGCAAATTCAATAACCCATTCATGACAGCCATTGGCTCCGTTACTCATATAATGCGGCCCGGCTGTGTAATCAGTTATCACGGCTCCGGTTGCTTCACAGGCTTGTGTAATGGCCGTTTCGGCGTTTTCAACGATTACTTCTTCGCCAAATGCATTGATAAAATGCTTGGTTCGACCGCTCACTTTCAGTCGGTGCGGATATAACGACGTAAACCGAACCGTGTCGCCTACTTTGTAGCGCCAGAGCCCGCCGTTGGTCGAGACGATGAGCGCATAATTTTTATCTAATTCGACTTCGTCGATAGTTAATGCTTTGGGGAATGGCTGATCGGCTTCGTGGATGGGCACAAACTCGTAGAAAATACCATAGTCCAGCATGAGGAGCATTTCGCCAACGCGCGTCATGTCATCCTGAATAGCAAAAAATCCTTCCGATGCATTATAAACTTCCTGATACCGAACCGCTTTTGATGGAAAAACATGGTGCTGGAATAGCTCCCGGTAAGGCTGAAAATTGACAGCCCCGTGCATCATCACTTCAAAATTGGGCCATACTTCCAGAATATTCGATTTGCCCGTATGAGCTAAAATTTTGTCAATCAACACCATGCCCCAGGTTGGCGTACCAAGCATACTGGTCACGTTTTCCTGCGACGTAATCTCGGCCATCCGCTCCAGCTTGGATTCCCATTCGTCCATCAGCGCGACCTGAATGGATGGTGTACGAATGTACTGTGCCCAACTAGGCAAATTGGTCATAACC contains:
- a CDS encoding TIGR03643 family protein; this encodes MKTTTTSLSLTDIDIDRVIEMAWEDRTPFEAIEAQFGLSEQAVIELMRRELKPASWRRWRERVQGRSTKHTVLSAVDNARFKSAQQRIISVNKLSKR
- a CDS encoding glycoside hydrolase family 10 protein gives rise to the protein MRLIAYCCLFLIILLSDGCRQTKPVVAQKPAARPNRPVAVVPPKPKPVVVRPATPKPLTPKVVIAPVPSDTIPYDEIIDLTPAPPKREFRAVWIATVTNIDWPSKKGLPVADQQREILAMFDQHQQMGLNAVVVQVRSAADAFYARGSEPWSEWLTGQQGLAPEPFYDPLEFMIEEAHQRGLEFHAWFNLDRAAFSKTASIAPTNIVNRKPEWMLNYGGKKLFNLGIPAVRSYIAGIVANVVREYDVDGIHFDDYFYPYAEPGQVLRDDSTYKATFNGMNKADWRRDNVTKLVTELRDSIRANKPWVKFGISPFGIWKNKSNDPEGSATNGGQSYYEIYADTRKWVREGLIDYIVPQVYFSSEFSRVPYKTLVEWWTRNCGDNCHLYIGHGAYRVGRGSERDPGWWRPTEFPSQMRYNRQQQAVKGSVFFSAKNLQTNPLSIRDSLQTNFYRHPALVPTMKWLDSIPPLPPRDLKAAIVPEGIELFWQQSADAADGDGANSYVIYRFEGRRPRLLTNDPRFILGQCMGESATRFVDKTADPQKKYVYVVTALDRLQNESREVVIKVH
- a CDS encoding GH3 auxin-responsive promoter family protein; this translates as MTVLNTTLKWLLQRRLPRIEAMMQQPGSVQQKVFTQLIRAGCRTEWGKKHAYKSIQSIRDFQQQVPVSSYEDLFPYIERVMKGESKVLWPSPVRWFAKSSGTTNARSKFIPVTTESLDESHFKGGKDMMALYIANNPDSRAFEGKGLSIGGSLHANPYGNNSAAGDVSAVVMTNLPSWAQYIRTPSIQVALMDEWESKLERMAEITSQENVTSMLGTPTWGMVLIDKILAHTGKSNILEVWPNFEVMMHGAVNFQPYRELFQHHVFPSKAVRYQEVYNASEGFFAIQDDMTRVGEMLLMLDYGIFYEFVPIHEADQPFPKALTIDEVELDKNYALIVSTNGGLWRYKVGDTVRFTSLYPHRLKVSGRTKHFINAFGEEVIVENAETAITQACEATGAVITDYTAGPHYMSNGANGCHEWVIEFAQEPDNRQRFNQILDETLRQINSDYDAKRYNDMVLKRPRVHVVPPGTFYAWMKQRGKVGGQHKVPRLANSREYLDDILGKVLEL
- a CDS encoding 4-hydroxy-3-methylbut-2-enyl diphosphate reductase; this encodes MKSFDIPEYYRSSIITPLKEFRRKRDKLKRDFTPTLLDFGPIRFLIARHFGFCYGVENAVEIAYKAIAENPGKRIFLLSEMIHNPDVNADLQDRGVRFIMDTSGRQLIPWSALAPEDVVIIPAFGTTLETQKQLSTLGLDIEKYDTTCPFVEKVWNKATQIGQKDYTVIVHGKPSHEETRATFSHSKEAAPTVVVKDMSQTQRLAKYITGELPSEQFYTEFDGQYSLGFDTNRDLQRIGVVNQTTMLASDTQSIADFLKQVMTEKYALTPATIDAHFANTRDTLCYATNDNQDATYALLNYPADFAIVAGGYNSSNTSHIVELCEEKLPTYFIESEQKILSDKLIRHFNGHTKQEIVTENFIPDGSATNPVTVLLTCGASCPDAVVEGILLKLVSFFPDARRVEEVVQEFSH
- a CDS encoding tetratricopeptide repeat protein codes for the protein MNKVLLTVWLFGMAVLAHAQLYDPSAFDKKYDGLLKHPGVQIESAEAINLMYNYKFYEADKEFRWLRVRYPKHPMPYFLMGLAEWWKIVPNTDVTDYDTQCIAYMDTTIALAEKLYDDSDNKLEPSFFLAAAYAFKGRLYSERKKWTKATFAGKNALKYFEKCKGNADFSPELLFGDGMYNYYAQWIPENYPILKPILMFFPKGNKLNGIKELEKTANSAFYTRVEARYFLVQIYSMENQYDKAYEMSKYMYEQYPDNPFFERYYARSAFVTGRLAEAEKLSKDILEKVDRTQAGYEEVSGRTAAYILAYVNHLFYKNLPEARVNYQKAVDFAKQTNSTNSGYYLSSVVGLAKIANEEKNYDLAQTYFKEVLDKAERKSSQYKEAKKALDDAKKSRREERRKRRD
- a CDS encoding flavin reductase family protein, which produces MPKRLLKYKDYDVHSVTTVANGKQNANIVTWVTQTDMGGNVLAVALYKVDYTIELVRESGILNVNLLATDQTRLIRKLGQQSGRARDKFKNLPHALDERGCPYLTEAVGFIQCCVMHSTDAGDHELFICEVLTQVVLNPEKTVMTNSFLKANKLIRG
- a CDS encoding DUF2256 domain-containing protein — protein: MRKKSDLPTKICPVCNRPFSWRKKWERDWDAVIYCSDACRTLAKK
- a CDS encoding Lrp/AsnC family transcriptional regulator, translated to MSSQKLDQIDRNVLEILQANAKITNAQLSKEIGLSPAPTLERVKKLETSGIIQSYHAQLNREKIGLGVTTFVMVTLVGHKKETTMSFVEKVNEIPEIIECHHITGSGDFLLKVIAKDISSYQGLMLDVINEIDEVASTQTMVIMSTFKESKVLPIP